ACCGCGTTCAGAACTTTGAAGGGACTGTTATTAGAGAACGAGGAAAAGGTATTGGGAAAAACTTTACCATTAGACGCATTTCTTATGGCATAGGCGTAGAGAAAACTTTTCCAGTCTATTCCCCTTCTATCCAAAAAATTACAATTACAAAACAAGGGATTGTCCGCAGGGCTAAACTGTATTATTTAAGAGATAGAAAAGGAAAAACAGCAAAGATAAAAGA
Above is a genomic segment from bacterium containing:
- the rplS gene encoding 50S ribosomal protein L19 → MSTKEMLITEDALPELKKKIPRFNPGDTVKVSIKIVEGEKHRVQNFEGTVIRERGKGIGKNFTIRRISYGIGVEKTFPVYSPSIQKITITKQGIVRRAKLYYLRDRKGKTAKIKEKRD